A single genomic interval of Mangifera indica cultivar Alphonso chromosome 5, CATAS_Mindica_2.1, whole genome shotgun sequence harbors:
- the LOC123215611 gene encoding methionine aminopeptidase 1A-like isoform X4 — translation MAAGGGSDAAETNSLSCVQCGKPAHLQCPKCMELKLPREGAAFCTQDCFKASWSSHKSVHLKAKLLGTGAAGGSDRASEGWLYCVKKGQGRTPQLPHFDWTGALRPYPISGMRSVPAHIDLPDWAVDGIPKIEPNSDLQHVVEVKSLDQIERMRETCRIAREVLDAAAQAIRPGVTTDEIDRVVHEATIAAGAYPSPLNYHFFPKSCCTSVNEVICHGIPDARKLEDGDIVNIDVTVYYKGVHGDLNETYFVGNVDELSRQLVQCTYECLEKAISIVKPGVRFREIGEVINRHAVMSGFSVKSYCGHGIGELFHCAPNIPHYSRVWRDRMWPDGWTAVTADGKCSAQFEHTLLVTETGVEVLTARLPSSPNMFPWLNA, via the exons ATGGCCGCCGGCGGTGGCTCAGATGCGGCGGAGACTAATAGCTTGTCATGTGTTCAATGTGGCAAGCCTGCACATCTTCA GTGTCCCAAGTGTATGGAGCTAAAGCTTCCTCGTGAAGGTGCTGCGTTCTG TACACAAGATTGTTTCAAAGCTTCGTGGAGCTCTCACAAATCAGTTCATTTGAAGGCAAAGCTACTTGGGACAGGTGCTGCAGGCGGATCAGACAGGGCTAGTGAAGGCTGGTTATATTGTGTGAAGAAAGGACAGGGTCGAACTCCACAACTTCCCCATTTTGATTGGACAGG AGCACTGAGACCATATCCCATATCTGGCATGCGTTCTGTACCTGCTCACATTGATCTACCTGATTGGGCTGTGGAT GGAATACCAAAAATTGAGCCCAACAGTGATCTGCAGCATGTTGTTGAG GTTAAAAGTCTGGACCAAATTGAGAGAATGCGAGAAACATGTCGA ATTGCAAGGGAGGTTTTGGATGCAGCAGCTCAAGCGATTCGTCCCGGAGTGACAACAGATGAAATTGATAGAGTGGTTCATGAGGCAACTATTGCTGCTG GGGCTTATCCATCTCCCCTCAATTACCATTTCTTCCCAAAGTCTTGCTGCAC GTCAGTTAATGAAGTAATCTGTCATGGAATACCTGATGCCAG GAAATTAGAGGATGGTGATATTGTGAATATTGATGTGACTGTGTACTATAAAGGTGTTCATG GTGATCTGAACGAAACATACTTTGTGGGAAATGTTGATGAACTGTCTCGTCAATTGGTCCAATGTACATACGAGTGTTTGGAGAAAGCTATATCTATTG TGAAACCTGGGGTGAGGTTTCGTGAAATCGGTGAAGTCATTAATCGTCATGCTGTAATGTCAGGATTTTCT GTAAAGTCTTATTGCGGCCATGGTATTGGAGAGCTGTTCCATTGTGCACCAAATATTCCCCACTATTCAA GAGTTTGGCGTGATCGGATGTGGCCTGATGGTTGGACAGCTGTGACTGCTGATGGTAAATGCAGTGCTCAGTTTGAGCACACTCTTCTG GTTACTGAAACTGGTGTTGAAGTTTTGACGGCAAGATTGCCTTCATCCCCAAACATGTTTCCTTGGCTAAACGCATAG
- the LOC123215611 gene encoding methionine aminopeptidase 1A-like isoform X3: protein MAAGGGSDAAETNSLSCVQCGKPAHLQCPKCMELKLPREGAAFCTQDCFKASWSSHKSVHLKAKLLGTGAAGGSDRASEGWLYCVKKGQGRTPQLPHFDWTGALRPYPISGMRSVPAHIDLPDWAVDGIPKIEPNSDLQHVVEVKSLDQIERMRETCRIAREVLDAAAQAIRPGVTTDEIDRVVHEATIAAGAYPSPLNYHFFPKSCCTSVNEVICHGIPDARKLEDGDIVNIDVTVYYKGVHGDLNETYFVGNVDELSRQLVQCTYECLEKAISIVKPGVRFREIGEVINRHAVMSGFSVVKSYCGHGIGELFHCAPNIPHYSRVWRDRMWPDGWTAVTADGKCSAQFEHTLLVTETGVEVLTARLPSSPNMFPWLNA, encoded by the exons ATGGCCGCCGGCGGTGGCTCAGATGCGGCGGAGACTAATAGCTTGTCATGTGTTCAATGTGGCAAGCCTGCACATCTTCA GTGTCCCAAGTGTATGGAGCTAAAGCTTCCTCGTGAAGGTGCTGCGTTCTG TACACAAGATTGTTTCAAAGCTTCGTGGAGCTCTCACAAATCAGTTCATTTGAAGGCAAAGCTACTTGGGACAGGTGCTGCAGGCGGATCAGACAGGGCTAGTGAAGGCTGGTTATATTGTGTGAAGAAAGGACAGGGTCGAACTCCACAACTTCCCCATTTTGATTGGACAGG AGCACTGAGACCATATCCCATATCTGGCATGCGTTCTGTACCTGCTCACATTGATCTACCTGATTGGGCTGTGGAT GGAATACCAAAAATTGAGCCCAACAGTGATCTGCAGCATGTTGTTGAG GTTAAAAGTCTGGACCAAATTGAGAGAATGCGAGAAACATGTCGA ATTGCAAGGGAGGTTTTGGATGCAGCAGCTCAAGCGATTCGTCCCGGAGTGACAACAGATGAAATTGATAGAGTGGTTCATGAGGCAACTATTGCTGCTG GGGCTTATCCATCTCCCCTCAATTACCATTTCTTCCCAAAGTCTTGCTGCAC GTCAGTTAATGAAGTAATCTGTCATGGAATACCTGATGCCAG GAAATTAGAGGATGGTGATATTGTGAATATTGATGTGACTGTGTACTATAAAGGTGTTCATG GTGATCTGAACGAAACATACTTTGTGGGAAATGTTGATGAACTGTCTCGTCAATTGGTCCAATGTACATACGAGTGTTTGGAGAAAGCTATATCTATTG TGAAACCTGGGGTGAGGTTTCGTGAAATCGGTGAAGTCATTAATCGTCATGCTGTAATGTCAGGATTTTCTGTG GTAAAGTCTTATTGCGGCCATGGTATTGGAGAGCTGTTCCATTGTGCACCAAATATTCCCCACTATTCAA GAGTTTGGCGTGATCGGATGTGGCCTGATGGTTGGACAGCTGTGACTGCTGATGGTAAATGCAGTGCTCAGTTTGAGCACACTCTTCTG GTTACTGAAACTGGTGTTGAAGTTTTGACGGCAAGATTGCCTTCATCCCCAAACATGTTTCCTTGGCTAAACGCATAG
- the LOC123215611 gene encoding methionine aminopeptidase 1A-like isoform X1 codes for MAAGGGSDAAETNSLSCVQCGKPAHLQCPKCMELKLPREGAAFCTQDCFKASWSSHKSVHLKAKLLGTGAAGGSDRASEGWLYCVKKGQGRTPQLPHFDWTGALRPYPISGMRSVPAHIDLPDWAVDGIPKIEPNSDLQHVVEVKSLDQIERMRETCRIAREVLDAAAQAIRPGVTTDEIDRVVHEATIAAGAYPSPLNYHFFPKSCCTSVNEVICHGIPDARKLEDGDIVNIDVTVYYKGVHGDLNETYFVGNVDELSRQLVQCTYECLEKAISIVKPGVRFREIGEVINRHAVMSGFSVVKSYCGHGIGELFHCAPNIPHYSRNKAVGVMKAGQTFTIEPMINAGVWRDRMWPDGWTAVTADGKCSAQFEHTLLVTETGVEVLTARLPSSPNMFPWLNA; via the exons ATGGCCGCCGGCGGTGGCTCAGATGCGGCGGAGACTAATAGCTTGTCATGTGTTCAATGTGGCAAGCCTGCACATCTTCA GTGTCCCAAGTGTATGGAGCTAAAGCTTCCTCGTGAAGGTGCTGCGTTCTG TACACAAGATTGTTTCAAAGCTTCGTGGAGCTCTCACAAATCAGTTCATTTGAAGGCAAAGCTACTTGGGACAGGTGCTGCAGGCGGATCAGACAGGGCTAGTGAAGGCTGGTTATATTGTGTGAAGAAAGGACAGGGTCGAACTCCACAACTTCCCCATTTTGATTGGACAGG AGCACTGAGACCATATCCCATATCTGGCATGCGTTCTGTACCTGCTCACATTGATCTACCTGATTGGGCTGTGGAT GGAATACCAAAAATTGAGCCCAACAGTGATCTGCAGCATGTTGTTGAG GTTAAAAGTCTGGACCAAATTGAGAGAATGCGAGAAACATGTCGA ATTGCAAGGGAGGTTTTGGATGCAGCAGCTCAAGCGATTCGTCCCGGAGTGACAACAGATGAAATTGATAGAGTGGTTCATGAGGCAACTATTGCTGCTG GGGCTTATCCATCTCCCCTCAATTACCATTTCTTCCCAAAGTCTTGCTGCAC GTCAGTTAATGAAGTAATCTGTCATGGAATACCTGATGCCAG GAAATTAGAGGATGGTGATATTGTGAATATTGATGTGACTGTGTACTATAAAGGTGTTCATG GTGATCTGAACGAAACATACTTTGTGGGAAATGTTGATGAACTGTCTCGTCAATTGGTCCAATGTACATACGAGTGTTTGGAGAAAGCTATATCTATTG TGAAACCTGGGGTGAGGTTTCGTGAAATCGGTGAAGTCATTAATCGTCATGCTGTAATGTCAGGATTTTCTGTG GTAAAGTCTTATTGCGGCCATGGTATTGGAGAGCTGTTCCATTGTGCACCAAATATTCCCCACTATTCAA GAAACAAAGCAGTTGGTGTGATGAAAGCCGGACAGACCTTTACAATTGAACCTATGATTAATGCAGGAGTTTGGCGTGATCGGATGTGGCCTGATGGTTGGACAGCTGTGACTGCTGATGGTAAATGCAGTGCTCAGTTTGAGCACACTCTTCTG GTTACTGAAACTGGTGTTGAAGTTTTGACGGCAAGATTGCCTTCATCCCCAAACATGTTTCCTTGGCTAAACGCATAG
- the LOC123217262 gene encoding protein GRAVITROPIC IN THE LIGHT 1, whose translation MLPTGVRDNPHRENNSQKVHPQPMEEAMNQNPEAVEALVSKIFANISSLKAAYIQLQSAHTPYDPDKIQAADKLVISELKNLSELKHFYRENNPKPVCASPQDSRLAAEIQEQQSLLKTYEVMVKKFQSEIQNKDSEIAQLHQLIEEVNQKRVKLEKNLKLRGLSTKESEGLGDENGFFPVDLTPDLFTATVEAAFKAIHDFSKPLINMMKAAGWDLDAAANSIEPNVVYAKRAHKKYAFESHICQKIFSGFQQESFGIKSDELIVNKESFFHQFLALREMDPLDMLGQNPDSIFGKFCNSKYLVVVHPKMEASFFGNLDQRNFIMGGGHARTPFYQAFLKLAKSIWLLHRLAYSFEPTVKIFQVNRGTEFSEVYMESVVKNLIVDENDEKPKVGLMIMPGFWIEGSVIQSRVYLSGVKVAE comes from the coding sequence ATGCTACCTACTGGGGTGAGAGATAACCCACACCGCGAGAACAACAGCCAAAAAGTCCATCCTCAACCTATGGAAGAGGCCATGAATCAGAATCCAGAAGCTGTTGAAGCTTTGGTGTCCAAGATTTTTGCAAACATCTCCTCCCTAAAGGCAGCTTATATCCAGCTCCAATCTGCTCATACTCCCTATGACCCTGATAAAATCCAAGCTGCTGATAAACTTGTAATCTCAGAGTTAAAGAACCTATCTGAACTCAAGCATTTTTACAGGGAAAATAACCCCAAACCAGTATGTGCTTCTCCTCAGGACTCCCGCTTAGCTGCAGAGATTCAAGAACAACAAAGCCTTCTGAAAACATATGAAGTTATGGTGAAGAAGTTTCAATCTGAAATTCAGAATAAAGATTCTGAGATTGCTCAATTGCACCAGCTGATTGAGGAGGTAAATCAGAAGCGAGTTAAACTGGAAAAGAATCTCAAGCTTAGGGGCTTGTCGACCAAAGAATCAGAAGGTTTGGGGGATGAAAATGGATTTTTTCCGGTGGATCTAACTCCTGATCTCTTCACAGCAACTGTTGAAGCTGCTTTCAAAGCTATTCatgatttttctaaaccattgATCAACATGATGAAAGCAGCTGGATGGGACCTTGATGCTGCAGCTAATTCTATCGAACCCAATGTTGTTTATGCAAAGAGGGCTcacaagaaatatgcatttgaGTCTCATATATGCCAAAAAATTTTCAGTGGCTTTCAGCAGGAAAGCTTTGGCATTAAGTCAGATGAACTTATAGTTAACAAAGAGAGTTTCTTCCACCAGTTTCTTGCTCTGAGGGAGATGGATCCACTGGACATGCTGGGTCAAAACCCTGATTCCATATTTGGGAAATTTTGCAATAGTAAGTACCTAGTGGTTGTTCACCCCAAGATGGAAGCCTCATTCTTTGGAAATTTAGATCAGCGGAATTTTATAATGGGAGGTGGACATGCAAGGACTCCATTCTACCAGGCCTTTCTGAAACTGGCCAAGTCAATATGGCTTTTGCACAGGCTGGCATATTCTTTTGAGCCTACTGTTAAGATTTTTCAGGTTAACCGTGGTACTGAATTCTCGGAGGTTTACATGGAAAGCGTAGTGAAGAATTTGATAGTGGATGAAAATGATGAGAAGCCTAAGGTTGGGCTGATGATTATGCCTGGGTTTTGGATTGAAGGCAGTGTTATTCAGAGCCGGGTTTATCTGTCAGGCGTGAAAGTTGCTGAATGA
- the LOC123215610 gene encoding pectinesterase 2 encodes MAPSTLITLSTVLLFLSPTILGYSKNDVQTWCGKTPNPQPCQYFLSHDPDHSRIHNESDFYKISMKLALARAKNAESNTYNLGPKCRNQLEKVAWDDCLKLYELTVQKLNKTLDPSTKCTQVDQQTWLSTALTNLETCRAGFIELGVGDYLLPLMSNNVSKLISNTLSLNKVSDSKPSYKDGFPNWVKPGDRKLLQTTSPAAQANIVVAKDGSGNYKTIKEAITAASSRSGSGRYVIYIKAGTYNENIEVGSKLTNIMFVGDGIGKTIITGSKSVGGGSTTFNSATVAVVGDGFIGRDITFRNTAGPQNHQAVALRSGSDLSVFYKCSFEGYQDTLYVHSERQFYRDCNIYGTVDFIFGNAAVVFQNCNIYPRNPPNKTNTITAQGRTDPNQNTGIIIQNCIVTAASDLKPVESSVKTYLGRPWKEYSRTVFMTTNLGSLINPAGWMEWDGDFALSTLYYAEYKNTGSGSSTANRVKWAGYHVLTSASQVNQFTVGNFIAGNSWLPATNVPFTSGL; translated from the exons ATGGCTCCTTCAACTCTTATAACACTTTCAACTGTGCTTCTTTTTCTCTCCCCAACCATTCTCGGTTACAGTAAAAATGACGTGCAAACATGGTGCGGCAAAACACCGAACCCTCAGCCATGTCAGTACTTTTTGTCTCATGACCCTGATCACAGTCGTATCCATAATGAGTCCGATTTTTATAAAATCTCCATGAAACTTGCTTTAGCACGAGCAAAGAATGCGGAATCAAACACTTACAACCTAGGCCCCAAGTGCCGAAACCAACTCGAGAAGGTTGCATGGGACGACTGCCTGAAGTTGTATGAGTTAACAGTCCAGAAGCTCAACAAAACCTTAGACCCGAGCACCAAGTGCACCCAAGTTGATCAACAAACATGGCTCAGCACGGCTCTGACCAACTTAGAGACATGCCGAGCCGGTTTTATTGAACTTGGGGTGGGCGATTATCTTTTACCCTTGATGTCAAATAATGTGTCAAAGTTAATTAGCAACACTTTGTCTCTCAATAAAGTTTCAGATAGTAAACCTAGCTACAAAGATGGGTTCCCGAATTGGGTCAAGCCCGGTGACAGAAAGCTATTGCAGACTACATCACCGGCTGCTCAGGCAAATATCGTAGTGGCCAAGGATGGTTCTGGGAATTATAAGACGATAAAGGAGGCCATAACCGCTGCTTCGTCCCGTTCAGGTAGTGGAAGGTATGTGATTTACATAAAGGCTGGAACTTATAATGAGAATATAGAGGTTGGAAGCAAGTTGACAAATATTATGTTCGTGGGAGATGGGATTGGCAAAACTATTATTACTGGGAGCAAAAGTGTTGGAGGAGGATCTACGACCTTCAATTCAGCCACTGTTG CCGTAGTAGGAGATGGATTCATTGGTCGAGACATAACATTCCGTAACACAGCTGGTCCACAAAATCACCAAGCGGTTGCTTTGCGTTCTGGTTCTGATCTGTCTGTGTTCTACAAGTGCAGTTTCGAAGGCTATCAAGACACTCTTTACGTTCATTCAGAGAGACAATTCTACAGAGATTGCAACATTTACGGAACTGTAGATTTCATCTTCGGAAATGCAGCAGTCGTCTTCCAAAACTGCAATATATATCCTCGCAATCCTCCCAACAAAACCAACACCATCACTGCCCAAGGAAGGACTGATCCAAACCAAAACACTGGAATTATTATTCAAAACTGCATTGTTACCGCTGCTTCCGATTTGAAGCCAGTGGAAAGCTCGGTTAAAACATATCTTGGAAGGCCATGGAAGGAATATTCAAGAACCGTTTTCATGACAACGAATCTTGGTAGCTTGATTAACCCAGCTGGGTGGATGGAGTGGGATGGTGATTTTGCTCTCAGCACTTTGTATTATGCTGAGTACAAGAACACCGGCTCTGGTTCATCCACGGCTAATAGGGTCAAGTGGGCTGGCTATCATGTCCTTACTAGTGCCTCCCAAGTTAACCAGTTCACCGTCGGGAATTTTATTGCCGGAAATTCTTGGTTGCCGGCCACCAACGTGCCTTTCACCTCCGGCCTCTGA
- the LOC123215612 gene encoding methionine aminopeptidase 1A-like yields the protein MAAGGGSDAAETNSLSCVRCGKPAHLQCPKCMELKHPREGAAFCTQDCFKASWSSHKSVHLKAKLLGTGAAGGSDRASEGWLYCVKKGQGRTPQLPHFDWTGALRPYPISGMRSVPAHIDLPDWAVDGIPKIEPNSDLQHVVEVKSLDQIERMRETCRIAREVLDAAAQAIRPGVTTDEIDRVAHEATIAAGAYPSPLNYHFFPKSCCTSVNEVICHGIPDARKLEDGDIVNIDVSVYYKGVHADLNETYFVGNVDELSHQLVQCTYECLKKAISIVKPGVRFREIGEVINCHAVMSGFSVARSYCGHGIGELFHCAPNIPHYSRNKAVGVMKAGQTFTIEPMINAGVWRDRMWPDGWTDVTADGKRSAQFEHTLLVTETGVEVLTARLPSSPNMFPWLNA from the exons ATGGCCGCCGGCGGTGGCTCAGATGCGGCGGAGACTAATAGTCTATCATGTGTTCGATGTGGCAAGCCTGCACATCTTCA GTGTCCCAAGTGTATGGAGCTAAAGCATCCTCGTGAAGGTGCTGCGTTCTG TACACAAGATTGTTTCAAAGCTTCGTGGAGCTCTCACAAATCAGTTCATTTGAAGGCAAAGCTACTTGGGACAGGTGCTGCAGGCGGATCAGACAGGGCTAGTGAAGGCTGGTTATATTGTGTGAAGAAAGGACAGGGTCGAACTCCACAACTTCCCCATTTTGATTGGACAGG AGCACTGAGACCATATCCCATATCTGGCATGCGTTCTGTACCTGCTCACATTGATCTACCTGATTGGGCTGTGGAT GGAATACCAAAAATTGAGCCCAACAGTGATCTGCAGCATGTTGTTGAG GTTAAAAGTCTGGACCAAATTGAGAGAATGCGAGAAACATGTCGA ATTGCAAGGGAGGTTTTGGATGCAGCAGCTCAAGCAATTCGTCCCGGAGTGACAACAGATGAAATTGATAGAGTGGCTCATGAGGCAACTATTGCTGCTG GGGCTTATCCATCTCCCCTTAATTATCATTTCTTCCCAAAGTCTTGCTGCAC GTCAGTTAATGAAGTAATCTGTCATGGAATACCTGATGCCAG GAAATTAGAGGATGGCGATATTGTGAATATTGATGTGTCTGTGTACTATAAAGGTGTTCATG CTGATCTGAACGAAACATACTTTGTGGGAAATGTTGATGAACTGTCTCATCAATTGGTCCAATGTACATACGAGTGTTTGAAGAAAGCTATATCTATTG TGAAACCTGGGGTGAGGTTTCGTGAAATCGGTGAAGTCATTAATTGTCATGCTGTAATGTCAGGATTTTCAGTG GCAAGGTCTTATTGCGGTCATGGTATTGGAGAGCTGTTCCATTGTGCACCAAATATTCCCCACTATTCAA GAAACAAAGCGGTTGGTGTGATGAAAGCTGGGCAGACCTTTACAATTGAACCTATGATTAATGCAGGAGTTTGGCGTGATCGGATGTGGCCTGATGGTTGGACAGATGTGACTGCTGATGGTAAACGCAGTGCTCAGTTTGAGCACACTCTTCTG GTTACTGAAACTGGTGTTGAAGTTTTGACGGCAAGATTGCCTTCATCCCCAAACATGTTTCCTTGGCTAAACGCATAG
- the LOC123215611 gene encoding methionine aminopeptidase 1A-like isoform X2, with protein sequence MAAGGGSDAAETNSLSCVQCGKPAHLQCPKCMELKLPREGAAFCTQDCFKASWSSHKSVHLKAKLLGTGAAGGSDRASEGWLYCVKKGQGRTPQLPHFDWTGALRPYPISGMRSVPAHIDLPDWAVDGIPKIEPNSDLQHVVEVKSLDQIERMRETCRIAREVLDAAAQAIRPGVTTDEIDRVVHEATIAAGAYPSPLNYHFFPKSCCTSVNEVICHGIPDARKLEDGDIVNIDVTVYYKGVHGDLNETYFVGNVDELSRQLVQCTYECLEKAISIVKPGVRFREIGEVINRHAVMSGFSVKSYCGHGIGELFHCAPNIPHYSRNKAVGVMKAGQTFTIEPMINAGVWRDRMWPDGWTAVTADGKCSAQFEHTLLVTETGVEVLTARLPSSPNMFPWLNA encoded by the exons ATGGCCGCCGGCGGTGGCTCAGATGCGGCGGAGACTAATAGCTTGTCATGTGTTCAATGTGGCAAGCCTGCACATCTTCA GTGTCCCAAGTGTATGGAGCTAAAGCTTCCTCGTGAAGGTGCTGCGTTCTG TACACAAGATTGTTTCAAAGCTTCGTGGAGCTCTCACAAATCAGTTCATTTGAAGGCAAAGCTACTTGGGACAGGTGCTGCAGGCGGATCAGACAGGGCTAGTGAAGGCTGGTTATATTGTGTGAAGAAAGGACAGGGTCGAACTCCACAACTTCCCCATTTTGATTGGACAGG AGCACTGAGACCATATCCCATATCTGGCATGCGTTCTGTACCTGCTCACATTGATCTACCTGATTGGGCTGTGGAT GGAATACCAAAAATTGAGCCCAACAGTGATCTGCAGCATGTTGTTGAG GTTAAAAGTCTGGACCAAATTGAGAGAATGCGAGAAACATGTCGA ATTGCAAGGGAGGTTTTGGATGCAGCAGCTCAAGCGATTCGTCCCGGAGTGACAACAGATGAAATTGATAGAGTGGTTCATGAGGCAACTATTGCTGCTG GGGCTTATCCATCTCCCCTCAATTACCATTTCTTCCCAAAGTCTTGCTGCAC GTCAGTTAATGAAGTAATCTGTCATGGAATACCTGATGCCAG GAAATTAGAGGATGGTGATATTGTGAATATTGATGTGACTGTGTACTATAAAGGTGTTCATG GTGATCTGAACGAAACATACTTTGTGGGAAATGTTGATGAACTGTCTCGTCAATTGGTCCAATGTACATACGAGTGTTTGGAGAAAGCTATATCTATTG TGAAACCTGGGGTGAGGTTTCGTGAAATCGGTGAAGTCATTAATCGTCATGCTGTAATGTCAGGATTTTCT GTAAAGTCTTATTGCGGCCATGGTATTGGAGAGCTGTTCCATTGTGCACCAAATATTCCCCACTATTCAA GAAACAAAGCAGTTGGTGTGATGAAAGCCGGACAGACCTTTACAATTGAACCTATGATTAATGCAGGAGTTTGGCGTGATCGGATGTGGCCTGATGGTTGGACAGCTGTGACTGCTGATGGTAAATGCAGTGCTCAGTTTGAGCACACTCTTCTG GTTACTGAAACTGGTGTTGAAGTTTTGACGGCAAGATTGCCTTCATCCCCAAACATGTTTCCTTGGCTAAACGCATAG
- the LOC123215615 gene encoding pectinesterase inhibitor 9-like produces MAMAKLTLSFLLILSMSCMMGAVEPSSAVRSKSKTYVEASCRSTRYPDLCVQSLSGFTDMAALQSPQQLAHIALSVSLNKARNTRSYLLNVCKELKAMKDKDYQTVQDCVEQINSGIDQLSQSIKEIRCLSKKGVADDSFLLINNVETWVSAALTDASSCVEQFPTRNMSKLKATIKGKVLNVEQVTSNALALFHQFAVSYRATSANKKP; encoded by the coding sequence ATGGCTATGGCTAAACTGACGCTCTCCTTCTTGCTCATTCTTTCCATGTCTTGCATGATGGGCGCAGTCGAACCCTCTTCAGCCGTACGTTCCAAGTCCAAAACGTATGTTGAGGCCTCCTGCAGGTCCACCCGTTACCCAGACTTGTGTGTTCAAAGTCTCTCAGGCTTTACCGACATGGCAGCGTTACAGAGCCCGCAACAACTAGCTCATATCGCCTTATCGGTAAGCCTAAACAAAGCCCGAAACACGAGGTCTTACTTATTGAACGTGTGTAAAGAATTGAAGGCGATGAAGGATAAGGATTACCAAACTGTACAAGATTGTGTGGAACAAATAAATAGCGGTATAGATCAACTATCACAATCAATCAAAGAGATCCGTTGCTTGAGCAAAAAAGGCGTAGCTGATGACTCTTTTTTGCTCATAAATAACGTTGAGACTTGGGTGAGTGCTGCCCTAACAGATGCGAGCTCTTGCGTGGAACAATTCCCTACGCGTAACATGAGTAAACTGAAGGCCACGATTAAGGGCAAGGTGTTGAATGTTGAACAGGTCACTAGCAATGCACTAGCGTTGTTTCATCAGTTTGCCGTGAGCTATCGAGCCACCAGTGCCAATAAAAAGCCATAA